In one window of Mus pahari chromosome 3, PAHARI_EIJ_v1.1, whole genome shotgun sequence DNA:
- the C3H9orf16 gene encoding UPF0184 protein C9orf16 homolog — MSGPNGDLGVPVERKNGTERKNDSFGEAEYAALNSMLDQINSCLDHLEEKNDHLHARLKELLESNRQTRLEFQQQLGEAPGDASP; from the exons ATGTCGGGCCCCAACGGGGACCTAGGTGTGCCGGTGGAACGCAAGAATGGCACGGAACGCAAGAATGACAGCTTCGGGGAAGCAG agtATGCTGCCCTCAACTCCATGTTGGATCAGATCAACTCTTGTCTGGACCACCTGGAGGAGAAGAATGACCACCTCCATGCCCGCCTCAAGGAGCTGCTGGAGTCGAACCGGCAGACGCGCCTGGAGTTCCAGCAACAGCTTGGGGAGGCCCCTGGCGATGCCAGTCCCTAG
- the Lcn2 gene encoding neutrophil gelatinase-associated lipocalin isoform X2, with amino-acid sequence MSLSILCLGLTLLGVLQSQAQDSTQNLIPAPSLLTVPLQPDFRSDQFRGRWYVVGLAGNAVQKEKEGRFTMYSTIYELQENNSYNVTSILVRDQGCRYWIRTFVPSSRAGQFTLGNMQRYPQVQSYNVQVATTDYNQFAMVFFRKTFENKQYFKITLYGRTKELSPELKERFIRFAKSLGLKDDNIIFSVPTDQCIDN; translated from the exons ATGAGCCTGAGTATCCTGTGTCTGGGCCTTACCCTGCTTGGGGTCCTGCAGAGCCAGGCCCAGGACTCAACTCAGAACTTGATCCCTGCCCCATCTCTGCTCACTGTCCCCCTGCAGCCAGACTTCCGGAGCGATCAG TTCCGGGGCAGGTGGTACGTTGTGGGCCTGGCAGGCAATGCGgtccagaaagaaaaagaaggccgGTTTACGATGTACAGCACCATCTATGAGCTACAAGAGAACAATAGCTACAACGTCACCTCCATCCTTGTCAG GGACCAGGGCTGTCGCTACTGGATCAGAACATTTGTTCCAAGTTCCAGGGCTGGCCAGTTCACCCTGGGAAATATGCAAA GGTATCCTCAGGTACAGAGCTACAATGTGCAAGTGGCCACCACTGACTACAACCAGTTCGCCATGGTATTTTTCCGAAAGACTTTTGAAAACAAGCAATACTTCAAAATTACCCTGTATG GAAGAACCAAGGAGCTGTCCCCTGAACTGAAGGAACGTTTCATCCGCTTTGCCAAGTCTCTGGGCCTCAAGGACGACAACATCATTTTCTCTGTCCCCACCG ACCAATGCATTGACAACTGA
- the Lcn2 gene encoding neutrophil gelatinase-associated lipocalin isoform X1 has translation MDYPAQQGDWQPGRPIKSPLGSPPHSLLFLLHASDLVAAETMSLSILCLGLTLLGVLQSQAQDSTQNLIPAPSLLTVPLQPDFRSDQFRGRWYVVGLAGNAVQKEKEGRFTMYSTIYELQENNSYNVTSILVRDQGCRYWIRTFVPSSRAGQFTLGNMQRYPQVQSYNVQVATTDYNQFAMVFFRKTFENKQYFKITLYGRTKELSPELKERFIRFAKSLGLKDDNIIFSVPTDQCIDN, from the exons ATGGACTACCCTGCCCAACAGGGGGACTGGCAGCCAGGTAGGCCCATAAAGAGCCCGCTGGGGAgtcctcctcactctctgctcttcctcctaCACGCATCAGACCTAGTAGCTGCGGAAACCATGAGCCTGAGTATCCTGTGTCTGGGCCTTACCCTGCTTGGGGTCCTGCAGAGCCAGGCCCAGGACTCAACTCAGAACTTGATCCCTGCCCCATCTCTGCTCACTGTCCCCCTGCAGCCAGACTTCCGGAGCGATCAG TTCCGGGGCAGGTGGTACGTTGTGGGCCTGGCAGGCAATGCGgtccagaaagaaaaagaaggccgGTTTACGATGTACAGCACCATCTATGAGCTACAAGAGAACAATAGCTACAACGTCACCTCCATCCTTGTCAG GGACCAGGGCTGTCGCTACTGGATCAGAACATTTGTTCCAAGTTCCAGGGCTGGCCAGTTCACCCTGGGAAATATGCAAA GGTATCCTCAGGTACAGAGCTACAATGTGCAAGTGGCCACCACTGACTACAACCAGTTCGCCATGGTATTTTTCCGAAAGACTTTTGAAAACAAGCAATACTTCAAAATTACCCTGTATG GAAGAACCAAGGAGCTGTCCCCTGAACTGAAGGAACGTTTCATCCGCTTTGCCAAGTCTCTGGGCCTCAAGGACGACAACATCATTTTCTCTGTCCCCACCG ACCAATGCATTGACAACTGA
- the Ptges2 gene encoding prostaglandin E synthase 2, with the protein MAQAARISWVLGSSRCALTEGLLTRPWQPQSRAGFTRVAAGSRGAAVRKGSPRLLGAAALALGGALGLYHTVRWHQRSQDLRAERLAAQLPLSSGLQLTLYQYKTCPFCSKVRAFLDFHSLPYQVVEVNPVRRTEIKFSSYRKVPILVAQEGDSLQQLNDSSVIISALKTYLVSGQPLEEVITYYPPMKAMNDQGKEVTEFCNKYWLMLDEKEAQQMYGGKEARTEEMKWRQWADDWLVHLISPNVYRTPAEALASFDYIVREGKFGAVEAAMAKYVGAAAMYLISKRLKSRHHLQDDVRVDLYEAANKWVTAVGKDRPFMGGQKPNLADLAVYGVLRVMEGLEAFDDLMRHSHIQPWYLRMERAIEEAPSVHCVPPSCKN; encoded by the exons ATGGCCCAGGCGGCGCGCATTTCGTGGGTGCTTGGCTCTAGCCGGTGCGCCCTGACTGAGGGGCTGCTCACACGACCCTGGCAGCCACAGAGCCGGGCCGGCTTCACCAGGGTGGCCGCCGGAAGCCGGGGCGCCGCGGTCCGCAAGGGGAGCCCGCGGTTGCTGGGGGCGGCGGCGCTGGCCCTGGGCGGCGCGCTGGGGCTGTACCACACCGTGCGGTGGCACCAGCGTTCCCAGGACCTCCGCGCGGAGCGCTTGGCTGCGCAG CTGCCCCTGTCCAGCGGCCTGCAGCTGACCCTGTACCAGTACAAGACATGTCCCTTCTGCAGCAAAGTCCGCGCCTTCCTCGACTTCCATTCCCTGCCCTATCAGGTGGTGGAGGTGAATCCCGTGAGAAGGACTGAGATCAAATTCTCCTCCTACAGGAAGGTGCCCATCCTGGTGGCCCAGGAAGGAGACAGCTTG caACAGCTCAATGACTCCTCTGTCATCATTAGCGCCCTCAAGACCTACCTGGTTTCTGG GCAGCCCCTGGAAGAGGTCATCACTTATTACCCACCCATGAAGGCCATGAATGACCAGGGCAAGGAGGTGACCGAGTTCTGCAACAAGTACTGGCTCATGCTGGACGAGAAGGAGGCCCAGCAGATGTATGgcgggaaggaagccaggac GGAGGAGATGAAGTGGCGGCAGTGGGCGGATGACTGGCTGGTGCATCTCATCTCTCCCAACGTGTACCGAACACCTGCTGAGGCCTTGGCTTCCTTCGACTACATTGTCCGTGAGGGCAAGTTTGGGGCTGTGGAGGCCGCCATGGCCAAGTATGTGGGCGCAGCTGCCATGTACCTCATCAGCAAGCGCCTCAAAAGCAG GCACCACCTGCAGGATGATGTACGGGTGGACCTCTATGAAGCAGCCAACAAGTGGGTGACAGCCGTGGGCAAAGACCGGCCATTCATGGGGGGTCAGAAGCCTAACCTTGCTGACCTG GCAGTGTATGGCGTGCTGCGAGTGATGGAGGGTCTGGAGGCCTTCGATGACCTGATGCGACACTCACACATCCAGCCTTGGTACCTGCGGATGGAGCGGGCCATTGAAGAAGCCCCGTCAGTGCATTGTGTGCCCCCTAGCTGCAAAAACTAG